A window of Vigna unguiculata cultivar IT97K-499-35 chromosome 4, ASM411807v1, whole genome shotgun sequence contains these coding sequences:
- the LOC114181664 gene encoding uncharacterized protein LOC114181664, with protein MTTTTRHSYKLSLKRATKRTRTRTPRGRNQNLTTTIDPSNHEKCHKKSQKLSQKLEALKNLIPTTNTTEEEAVKPDQLFKETADYIVLLRTRVVVLQKLIEYYGNDSTQNDDEHALLL; from the coding sequence ATGACCACAACCACAAGGCACAGTTACAAACTCTCTCTCAAAAGAGCCACAAAGagaacaagaacaagaacaCCAAGAGGGAGAAACCAAAATCTCACCACCACAATTGACCCCTCCAACCATGAAAAGTGCCACAAAAAGTCTCAGAAACTGTCGCAGAAGCTTGAGGCTTTGAAGAACCTCATTCCGACAACGAACACCACCGAAGAAGAGGCTGTGAAACCAGACCAGCTGTTCAAGGAAACCGCAGATTACATCGTGTTGCTGCGGACGCGTGTGGTGGTGCTGCAGAAACTCATCGAGTATTATGGGAACGACAGCACCCAGAACGATGATGAACATGCTTTGTTGTTATAG
- the LOC114181343 gene encoding UDP-glycosyltransferase 83A1-like: MMARPHVMVVPYPAQGHVIPLMELSLILVKEGIKITFVNTKENHDRMKSAVPCGDDSLLSQICPVGISDGMESSEERKRPGKSSGAVLKVMPEKVEELIECINGSESEKITCVLADQSIGWALDVAEKKGIRRAAFCPASAAQLVLGFSISKFIDTGIIDNDGTPLEKQVIQLSPTMPRVSTEKLVWVCVGNKTTQSHIFQLMVKNIESMKKTEWLLCNSSHELESAAFSMAPEIIPIGPLLSCNQLGHSAGNFWPQDLTCLKWLDQQPPNSVIYVAFGSFTKFSPSQFQELRLALELSNRPFLWVVQPEESKIAYPEGFVERVVERGRVVGWSPQKKILSHSSVACFISHCGWNSTLESVSNGIPVLCWPYFADQFLNKSYVCDVWKVGLGLEPNESGMMTEGEIRSKIQQILNDEELKSRARDLKKKIQIGTAQGGLSNKNLDSFINWIKS, translated from the exons atgATGGCAAGGCCACATGTGATGGTTGTACCTTACCCAGCACAAGGTCATGTGATTCCTCTGATGGAGCTTTCACTGATCTTAGTCAAAGAAGGTATCAAAATAACATTTGTGAACACCAAAGAAAACCATGACAGGATGAAGAGTGCAGTTCCATGTGGGGATGATAGTTTACTATCTCAAATTTGTCCGGTGGGGATTTCTGATGGAATGGAATCCTCAGAGGAGAGGAAAAGGCCTGGGAAATCATCTGGGGCAGTGTTGAAGGTTATGCCAGAGAAAGTTGAGGAGCTGATTGAATGCATCAATGGATCAGAAAGTGAGAAGATCACATGTGTTCTTGCTGATCAGAGCATTGGATGGGCACTTGATGTTGCAGAGAAGAAGGGGATTAGAAGAGCAGCTTTCTGTCCTGCATCAGCAGCACAGTTGGTGTTGGGATTCAGCATTTCAAAGTTTATTGATACTGGGATCATAGACAATGATG GAACTCCATTGGAAAAGCAGGTCATTCAACTATCCCCTACAATGCCAAGAGTGAGTACAGAAAAGCTTGTCTGGGTTTGTGTGGGGAACAAGACTACTCAGAGTCATATTTTCCAACTCATGGTAAAAAACATAGAGTCCATGAAGAAAACTGAGTGGCTGCTTTGCAATTCATCACATGAACTTGAGTCTGCAGCATTTTCTATGGCTCCAGAGATCATACCTATAGGGCCACTTCTGTCATGCAATCAGCTTGGCCACTCTGCAGGAAATTTCTGGCCACAAGACCTAACTTGTCTGAAATGGCTAGATCAACAACCACCAAACTCAGTAATATATGTTGCATTTGGAAGCTTTACAAAGTTTAGTCCTTCCCAGTTCCAAGAACTTCGTTTGGCTCTTGAACTTTCCAACAGGCCTTTCCTTTGGGTTGTGCAACCAGAAGAGTCAAAAATTGCATATCCAGAAGGTTTCGTAGAGAGGGTGGTGGAACGTGGAAGAGTGGTGGGTTGGTCACCACAGAAGAAAATTCTGAGCCATTCTTCAGTTGCTTGCTTCATAAGTCACTGTGGTTGGAACTCCACACTGGAAAGTGTGAGCAATGGGATCCCAGTGTTGTGTTGGCCTTATTTTGCCGATCAGTTCCTGAACAAGAGCTATGTTTGTGATGTTTGGAAGGTGGGATTGGGGCTTGAACCAAATGAGAGTGGCATGATGACAGAAGGTGAAATCAGAAGCAAAATCcaacaaattttgaatgatGAAGAATTGAAATCAAGGGCTAGAgacttgaagaagaagattcaAATTGGCACTGCACAAGGTGGTTTGTCAAACAAAAATCTAGACAGCTTCATCAACTGGATAAAAAGTTAA